AGAGGCCTGGAAAGCCTTGAGACGATCCTTGATGGCAGTAAGATCCGCCTTGGAGAGCTGGGGAATGCCAGACTTCTCAAGAGTAAATTTGACTGGGATAACAATTAGTTCCCTTTTCGGTTCGGCAGGCTTTCCGtcggcagaagcagaagcagaggcagaggcagaggcagaagAGGCGGCAGAAGACGAGGCAGTGGTGCTCGAGGATGAATcggtcgaggacgaggacgcgTCCGCAGACTCGCTCTCGGAATCACCTTCCAGCggcttctgctccttctttCCGAAACCAAACAGGTTCTTGACGCCATCGACGATGCCGGCCTTCTCGGCGGTCTCGGTCTCGCACTCGACAGTGACCTTGGTCACGTCCACCTCACCGTCTTCGTTGGTGAGACGGACGCCGACCTTAACCTTGACGTCGGCCTTGTCGCACTTGTGCTTTTCAACAAGCTCGGCGACAGTGGCAGTCAAGTTCTGAGTGGCCAAGACCTTGGTGTCAGCCTCAGCAGACTCAAGAGCCTGGTAAAAGTTGACGGAAAAGTCCTCCTTGTTGGTAAAGGTGAGCTCCTTGGCAGGGGCGCCAAAGTACGAGCTGGCAGTCCAAAGGCGCTGGTGCTTGGGCTTGCCCTCGTCAGTGTTCCACCTCATACCGGCAGGGTACACAGCAGCTTCGGAGATGCGAATCTCCTTGACACGGAAGCTGGGGCTGATCTCGGCAGCCCTGAAGCCAGCACCGAAAACAGCAGCCTCATCAGAGTTGACGTTGGTGCGGAGCTTGTCCGAACCGCCAAGGGCCTTCTCGAGCTGCTTCTGAACAAAAGGAGTGCGGGTAGCACCGCCGTGAAGAATGACAGAGTCAAGATCCTTGACCTCAAGTCCGGCAGCAGTAAGCGCGTTCTGAACGGCGATGCTGACTCTTTCAATCTGAGACGAAGCCATCTCCTCGAAATCGGCGCGGGTAAGCTTGTACTTGAAGTCGATATCATCGTAGAGACCCTCGAAGCTGGTACCGGTAACCTGGTTGGCACTGAGAACGTGCCTGACCTTTTCGGCAGACGTGGTCagcttggcgatggcgcggCCGTGGGCAATGACGCTCTCAGCCGTCACGGAAGCCTTCTGAGCCTTGGGAGACTCGACAAACTTGGAGATCATGTCATCAACAATCAAGTAGTTGAgcgcatcaccaccaagggtGCGGTCCCAACCACTGCCAAGAACCTGGACTTCCTGAACAGTCTTGTTAAACTTGCCAATGTCCTTGACCGTCCTGCTCTGGAACTTGAGCACAGTAGCTGTGGTGGAGCCAGCACCCATATCGAATACCATATGGTGCTCGGGCTTTCCTCCCTCGTTGACATTGGGGAACTGTCTGCTGGTGGCATAGTTGAGACCCACAGCCAGACCCTCGGTGATGAGCGACAGGACCTTGAGACCAGCGAGGTCAGCGGCCAACTCGATGGCGCGCTTCTCCTCGATGGTATAGAAGGGGGGAATGCTGAAGACGACAGAGCGGACAGAGCTTCCCTTTCCAGCGAGTTCCTCAGCGTTGGCGCGGATAGCCTGGAGCTCCATAGCCAGCAgttcctccaccagccatgcctcctcttcctgtgTAAATGCGCCGGCGCTCTTGAAGGCGGCGGTTCCCTTGACCTTGTGGGCAACCAATTGAAGAGCTGGGTGGCGCTTCGCATATTCCTTCACCTCGGCGGCATCGACGGGGAGACCGAGGAGGGGCTTGAGGTTTGGGAACGAATCGCCAGGGAATCGCGGGGCAAGGGCCATGGCATCAGAGCCATAGGCGCGCTCGGGGTAGGTGCCCTTCTTGGGGCCATTTTGAGAGGGCTTGAAGGTGACGGCCGagatttcttttcttctcgaGTCTTTTGTCAGGACAATCTCGAGGGGGATACCCGGCTTTACCAGGGCGGCCTTGATGTATTCGGTGCCCAGATCGACGCCCAGGACAGCGGAAACGGCAAAGAcatgggaggagaagaggaagatggcagATAATAATATTGACAACGGCGATAATGTTGGCCGCGCCATGGTGGGCGAGTGTGTGCGTGTGGGTGTCGCCGAAACAACAATCGAGTCGGTGTTGttatgttggtgttggtgttggtggtgctggtgttaGGTGGGAAAGTAGAGCTCCAGCCAGCTGTCACCCAAAAGGTACTTGTTCGAGTTCCCCGCCAATTTGGAGCTTGCTGTGGATGAACAGGTAGATTGAATGCACCGCTACGCAAGAGTCAAAGGCAAGCAAGCGGCAGGCGACAGGAGATATCGCAAAGAAAATGGAGCAAAAGTTATAGATGTGGCCTCAACTGAGGAAGAGTCTGATGACCTTCCTTCTTCGTCTCTGGGATCTGGTGTTTCTTGTTCTATCAATCTGTTCCAAAATCCAAAGTGGCTACGCTGTTCACATCTTCTTGACAGCGCCCACAGACCCCTGTCCACTGATGCGACGCCCGAGCTTGGGCGAGCTTTGGCCAATCAGATCATCTCCGCTCACAAGACCAGATCGGTA
The window above is part of the Podospora bellae-mahoneyi strain CBS 112042 chromosome 3, whole genome shotgun sequence genome. Proteins encoded here:
- the LHS1 gene encoding lumenal Hsp70 protein (BUSCO:EOG09260JPV; COG:O; EggNog:ENOG503NURM) is translated as MARPTLSPLSILLSAIFLFSSHVFAVSAVLGVDLGTEYIKAALVKPGIPLEIVLTKDSRRKEISAVTFKPSQNGPKKGTYPERAYGSDAMALAPRFPGDSFPNLKPLLGLPVDAAEVKEYAKRHPALQLVAHKVKGTAAFKSAGAFTQEEEAWLVEELLAMELQAIRANAEELAGKGSSVRSVVFSIPPFYTIEEKRAIELAADLAGLKVLSLITEGLAVGLNYATSRQFPNVNEGGKPEHHMVFDMGAGSTTATVLKFQSRTVKDIGKFNKTVQEVQVLGSGWDRTLGGDALNYLIVDDMISKFVESPKAQKASVTAESVIAHGRAIAKLTTSAEKVRHVLSANQVTGTSFEGLYDDIDFKYKLTRADFEEMASSQIERVSIAVQNALTAAGLEVKDLDSVILHGGATRTPFVQKQLEKALGGSDKLRTNVNSDEAAVFGAGFRAAEISPSFRVKEIRISEAAVYPAGMRWNTDEGKPKHQRLWTASSYFGAPAKELTFTNKEDFSVNFYQALESAEADTKVLATQNLTATVAELVEKHKCDKADVKVKVGVRLTNEDGEVDVTKVTVECETETAEKAGIVDGVKNLFGFGKKEQKPLEGDSESESADASSSSTDSSSSTTASSSAASSASASASASASADGKPAEPKRELIVIPVKFTLEKSGIPQLSKADLTAIKDRLKAFQASDRARRQREEALNQLESYTYKVRDIVENEEFVRVSTAEERAKIEKQNSEDSDWLYGDGADATEKVLKQRLTNLQKLVTPVQHRIEELAKRPELIKDLKDALNSTQHFVADIKKQIAEHEAFLSAQASASASSSTTSTESSTVTEAPASSADDFDGLEDEPSSSTKTATSMEDLNKDRGPVPPVYELADLKESEELYITISAWLEEKLIAQEKLGETDDPVLLVKDLVDRREKLDKAGMDLAMKGVRNFEKREKAKKAKTKSKTKTAKAKSTSTQKNGKPAAPTLKLQPGKDGKMPSQEELNEMLKEFLDKQQLENENQQEAKEPVFEDPVEKKEEEEGGHDEL